Proteins encoded in a region of the Selenomonadales bacterium genome:
- a CDS encoding ATP-binding protein: MEEIALHILDLVQNCVEAGASEVGIAITECRQENRLTVKISDNGRGMDQATLTAVTDPFFTTRTTRKVGLGIPLLKAAAEQCNGSFSITSSPGKGTEVVAIFALDHIDRAPLGSMADTLAAVFAVHHVDVVYRHEVDGEVFLLDSREIRQLCGDEIKNPRIIAWLRDYIAEHEKQVGGEQ; this comes from the coding sequence ATGGAAGAGATAGCGCTACACATCCTTGACTTAGTACAGAACTGCGTAGAAGCAGGTGCATCGGAGGTTGGCATTGCCATCACCGAATGCAGGCAGGAGAATCGCCTGACCGTAAAGATAAGCGATAACGGCAGAGGTATGGACCAAGCGACGTTAACGGCTGTGACTGACCCGTTCTTCACTACGCGCACTACGCGCAAAGTGGGACTGGGCATTCCTCTGCTCAAGGCGGCCGCCGAGCAGTGTAACGGTTCCTTCTCCATCACCTCGTCCCCAGGAAAGGGCACGGAAGTTGTCGCGATTTTTGCCCTAGACCATATCGATAGGGCGCCCTTAGGTAGCATGGCCGACACGCTAGCAGCCGTGTTTGCGGTGCACCATGTCGACGTGGTCTATCGGCACGAGGTAGATGGGGAAGTATTTTTGCTTGACAGTAGAGAGATTAGACAATTGTGTGGCGACGAGATTAAGAACCCGCGCATCATTGCGTGGCTCAGGGATTACATTGCGGAACATGAGAAGCAAGTGGGGGGAGAGCAGTGA
- a CDS encoding ATP-binding protein, whose product MVEQAVLEVAYQVVGGDFSQAGDGASRLKRVLQQIGLAPALSRRIAVAAYEAELNIVIHAYSGVLKAKVSPIKVEVWAEDQGPGIPDVELAMQEGYSTAPDHVRALGFGAGMGLPNMRRNADELDIKTVLGEGTVVYMCFANRA is encoded by the coding sequence ATGGTCGAACAGGCGGTGCTTGAGGTTGCATACCAAGTAGTTGGCGGTGACTTCAGCCAAGCTGGAGATGGAGCCTCGCGACTGAAGCGAGTTCTGCAGCAAATCGGATTAGCTCCCGCTTTATCAAGGAGAATAGCCGTCGCGGCTTACGAAGCCGAGCTTAATATTGTTATTCACGCCTACAGCGGCGTGCTTAAGGCCAAGGTGAGCCCCATCAAAGTAGAAGTGTGGGCCGAAGACCAAGGACCTGGCATTCCTGATGTAGAATTAGCTATGCAGGAAGGCTACTCAACCGCGCCGGACCACGTGCGAGCGCTTGGCTTTGGCGCGGGCATGGGCTTGCCAAACATGCGGCGCAACGCCGACGAGCTGGATATTAAGACAGTGTTAGGCGAGGGCACCGTTGTTTATATGTGCTTTGCCAATCGCGCCTAA
- a CDS encoding [FeFe] hydrogenase, group A has protein sequence MQEMIKVTIDGRVVEVAEGSTVLQAARAAGVDIPTLCYMEGINEIGACRVCLVELEGGRGLQAACVLPATTGMSVRTNTPAVRKARKMNVELLLSNHPTTCLTCARNTNCELQKLSHDLGVTAVPWVGEKSDWPLDLSNPALFRDPNKCILCRRCMAVCHAVQGVGVLSTVARGFETVVSPDANRPLGQAACVFCGQCSAVCPTGAITEVDAIEPVFSAIGTGKHTVVQVAPAVRVAIGEEFGLPRGAVTTGQMVTGLRMLGFSAVFDTDFAADLTILEEANELIHRITHGGVLPLVTSCSPGWVKFAEHYFPEFLPHLSTCKSPQQMMAALIKSYYAEKVVKLPAEKIFSVSVMPCTAKKYEAARSEMGHDGQRDLDAVLTTRELARMFRTAGIDLASLPTSEFDAPLGLSTGAGVIFGASGGVMEAALRTAYEWIAKEPLEQLDFVQVRGMHGVREATVDIPRLGTIRVAVVSGLANARELLSRIESGESYHFIEIMGCPSGCLGGGGQPRTRREDAMEAKQARQSSIYAIDKGQKLRKSHENPAVQRLYEVYLGEVGGEKAHHLLHTSYTARGRFPWRKQ, from the coding sequence ATGCAGGAAATGATTAAAGTAACCATAGACGGCCGCGTGGTTGAGGTTGCGGAGGGCAGCACTGTACTGCAGGCCGCTCGCGCAGCCGGCGTAGACATTCCCACACTCTGCTACATGGAAGGCATTAATGAAATTGGCGCGTGCCGCGTCTGTTTGGTGGAACTCGAAGGAGGGCGCGGATTGCAGGCTGCCTGCGTCCTGCCGGCTACAACGGGCATGTCTGTGCGCACAAACACTCCCGCGGTACGCAAGGCGCGCAAGATGAATGTAGAGCTCTTGCTCTCTAACCATCCCACCACCTGCCTTACCTGTGCCCGCAATACCAACTGCGAATTGCAGAAGTTATCACACGACCTCGGCGTGACAGCGGTACCGTGGGTCGGCGAGAAGTCTGACTGGCCGCTTGACCTGTCGAACCCCGCCCTCTTTCGCGACCCCAACAAGTGTATCCTATGTCGGCGCTGCATGGCAGTTTGCCACGCCGTGCAAGGTGTAGGCGTTCTTTCCACAGTGGCCAGAGGCTTTGAGACAGTGGTCAGCCCGGATGCGAACAGGCCGCTCGGACAGGCTGCCTGCGTCTTCTGCGGGCAGTGTTCCGCAGTTTGTCCGACCGGCGCAATCACCGAAGTAGACGCTATCGAACCCGTGTTCAGTGCCATCGGCACGGGGAAACACACAGTCGTGCAGGTTGCCCCGGCTGTGCGCGTAGCGATTGGCGAGGAATTTGGCTTGCCCCGCGGCGCAGTTACCACGGGCCAAATGGTCACGGGCCTGCGCATGCTCGGCTTCTCGGCCGTCTTCGATACCGATTTCGCGGCCGACCTTACTATCTTGGAAGAGGCCAACGAGTTGATTCACAGAATAACGCACGGCGGCGTGCTGCCGCTCGTTACCTCGTGCAGCCCCGGGTGGGTTAAGTTTGCGGAGCATTATTTCCCCGAGTTCCTGCCGCATCTCTCTACCTGTAAGTCACCGCAGCAGATGATGGCCGCGCTAATTAAGAGCTATTACGCGGAGAAGGTAGTGAAACTACCGGCAGAAAAAATCTTCTCGGTCTCTGTTATGCCTTGTACGGCTAAGAAATACGAGGCGGCTCGCAGCGAAATGGGACACGACGGACAGCGGGATTTAGACGCAGTACTGACGACGCGCGAGCTAGCGCGTATGTTCCGTACGGCAGGTATAGATCTAGCCAGTCTCCCCACGTCGGAGTTTGATGCACCGCTCGGCTTGTCGACAGGTGCCGGGGTTATCTTCGGCGCGAGCGGCGGCGTAATGGAGGCAGCCTTGCGCACCGCTTACGAATGGATAGCTAAAGAACCGCTCGAGCAGCTTGACTTTGTACAAGTCCGCGGCATGCATGGCGTGCGGGAGGCTACAGTCGATATCCCACGGCTTGGCACGATTAGGGTAGCCGTCGTCAGCGGCCTCGCTAATGCCCGCGAGCTGCTCTCGCGCATTGAGTCAGGTGAGAGCTATCACTTTATCGAAATCATGGGCTGTCCTAGCGGGTGTCTCGGCGGCGGCGGTCAGCCTCGTACGCGGCGCGAAGACGCTATGGAAGCGAAGCAGGCTCGCCAAAGCAGTATCTACGCGATTGACAAGGGGCAGAAGCTGCGCAAGAGCCATGAGAATCCTGCGGTGCAACGTCTCTACGAAGTCTACCTCGGTGAAGTAGGCGGCGAAAAAGCGCATCACCTCTTGCATACTTCGTATACGGCGCGCGGTCGTTTCCCGTGGAGAAAGCAGTAG
- a CDS encoding bifunctional folylpolyglutamate synthase/dihydrofolate synthase, whose translation MNYQQAVDYIHGLGRFGSVLGLDRMQTALAYLGNPERQLKVVHVAGTNGKGSTSSIIASILRSAGLRTGLYTSPYLDSFTNRFGLDGDDITPAGLVEMVERLRPVAEHVGLTQFEFITALALVYYAQQKTDALVLEVGLGGRFDATNVVTPALSVITNIGFDHMDVLGDTLGKIAFEKAGIIKPSVPVTTAVLDSEPYAVIAEVAAQNNAPLRLLGRDYSFVAQTASLAGQTFDYRGLEAIEKLSISLLGPHQLQNAALAVDAALMLRQQGWPIGIEHVRRGVAAARWPGRFEVMQHSRARVIMDGAHNMHGISALVATLRQYLPGQKVLLVSGIMKDKEPQAMLAALSPYVKCLYACAPALPRATPAGELCLLAEALGLPAAAYTSVADALSAAIDAARESGETVLVAGSLYTVSEARRALSGGAIVNHES comes from the coding sequence ATGAATTACCAGCAGGCAGTAGACTACATCCATGGGCTCGGAAGATTTGGGAGCGTCTTAGGGCTCGACCGCATGCAGACTGCGCTCGCCTATTTGGGGAACCCCGAGCGGCAACTCAAAGTGGTACATGTCGCGGGGACTAACGGCAAAGGCTCAACGTCAAGCATTATCGCGAGTATCCTAAGGAGCGCGGGCTTGCGGACAGGGCTTTACACGTCGCCTTACCTTGATTCGTTTACCAATCGCTTTGGCCTCGACGGAGACGATATTACCCCCGCAGGGTTAGTCGAGATGGTAGAACGGCTGCGGCCTGTCGCCGAGCATGTGGGATTGACGCAGTTTGAGTTTATCACCGCGCTCGCGCTCGTCTATTATGCGCAGCAGAAAACAGACGCCTTGGTCCTTGAAGTAGGACTTGGAGGGCGTTTTGACGCCACTAACGTAGTGACGCCCGCACTTAGCGTAATCACGAACATTGGCTTTGACCATATGGATGTGCTCGGCGACACGCTAGGCAAAATTGCCTTTGAGAAGGCAGGTATTATCAAACCGAGTGTGCCCGTGACAACTGCGGTGCTAGACAGTGAACCCTACGCCGTCATTGCCGAGGTAGCAGCGCAGAACAACGCACCCCTGCGCCTACTGGGGCGGGACTACAGCTTTGTTGCGCAAACGGCCTCGCTCGCCGGGCAGACGTTCGACTACCGGGGTCTTGAGGCCATCGAGAAGCTCTCAATATCACTGCTTGGTCCGCACCAGCTGCAAAATGCCGCTCTCGCCGTGGACGCCGCCTTGATGCTTAGGCAGCAAGGTTGGCCGATTGGCATCGAGCACGTCAGGCGGGGCGTCGCGGCGGCGCGCTGGCCGGGGCGGTTTGAGGTTATGCAGCATAGCCGCGCACGAGTCATTATGGATGGCGCGCATAACATGCATGGAATTAGCGCCCTTGTCGCCACGCTTCGCCAATACCTGCCGGGGCAAAAAGTTTTACTGGTAAGTGGGATTATGAAAGACAAAGAGCCGCAGGCAATGTTAGCGGCTCTCTCTCCCTACGTTAAATGCCTCTACGCCTGCGCGCCCGCGCTGCCGCGCGCTACTCCCGCAGGCGAGCTTTGCCTGCTGGCCGAAGCTCTAGGCCTACCCGCCGCAGCCTACACCTCGGTGGCCGATGCCCTAAGTGCCGCTATCGACGCTGCCCGAGAAAGCGGCGAAACCGTGCTTGTAGCAGGGTCCTTGTACACTGTGTCGGAGGCGAGGAGAGCTTTGAGCGGTGGGGCAATCGTGAATCATGAATCGTGA
- a CDS encoding serine kinase, whose translation MNLKALVEALDLRVVCGEEHLERHVSGGYVSDMLSDVLAHGALDCVWVTRQSHRNVIAVASLLGLAAVVLVNCKEPSPELVSKAQAESVVVLFSEVPAFELVGKMYALGIKGCHRA comes from the coding sequence ATGAATCTCAAGGCACTGGTAGAAGCACTCGACTTGCGCGTAGTATGCGGTGAGGAGCACCTCGAGCGGCATGTATCCGGCGGGTACGTTTCCGATATGCTAAGTGATGTTTTAGCACACGGCGCCCTTGATTGCGTATGGGTGACGCGCCAGTCGCATCGCAACGTTATCGCCGTGGCCTCTCTGCTCGGACTTGCGGCGGTTGTCCTCGTTAACTGCAAAGAGCCGTCGCCGGAGCTAGTCAGTAAAGCTCAAGCGGAGAGTGTCGTGGTACTATTTAGCGAGGTGCCAGCGTTTGAGCTTGTCGGCAAAATGTATGCCCTAGGGATTAAGGGGTGTCACCGTGCCTAA
- a CDS encoding PHP domain-containing protein, with product MPKVRCDLHIHSALSPCASPEMTPRNIVNMALLVGAQVIAVTDHNTARNARAVTEAAGDRLIVVPGLEVWSREDVHILCLFPNLAVAESFDCYVFDALPSRRCDAEVFGQQYLFDAESKIIGWEDKLLLSPTSLSVDDICWEAARLGGVVIPAHVDKSYGMAVQLGFVPEHLGVRVVEVSKRGKQPASTRSYPYVVNSDAHNLSTLAGSTPWELDIALSSPLGVIMALSKY from the coding sequence GTGCCTAAGGTGCGCTGTGACCTGCATATTCACAGCGCCTTATCCCCGTGTGCGTCGCCGGAGATGACGCCAAGAAACATCGTCAATATGGCCCTGTTGGTCGGCGCACAGGTCATTGCCGTGACCGACCACAATACGGCGCGCAATGCCCGCGCCGTAACCGAGGCAGCGGGGGATCGGCTGATAGTAGTCCCGGGGCTTGAAGTTTGGTCGCGAGAAGACGTGCATATCCTGTGCTTGTTTCCAAACCTCGCTGTCGCCGAGAGTTTCGACTGCTACGTATTTGACGCTTTGCCTAGCAGGCGATGCGACGCCGAAGTGTTTGGCCAGCAATACTTGTTCGATGCCGAGAGCAAAATCATTGGCTGGGAAGACAAACTGCTTCTGTCGCCGACCTCGCTCTCTGTAGATGACATTTGCTGGGAGGCAGCGCGGCTCGGCGGGGTAGTGATACCTGCACATGTAGATAAGAGCTACGGCATGGCTGTGCAGCTAGGATTTGTACCTGAACACCTAGGAGTGCGCGTAGTAGAGGTGTCTAAGCGCGGCAAGCAGCCCGCATCGACGCGCAGCTATCCTTATGTCGTCAACTCCGACGCACACAACCTCTCAACGCTCGCCGGGAGTACCCCTTGGGAACTCGATATTGCACTATCATCGCCGTTAGGCGTTATAATGGCGCTCTCAAAGTACTAA
- the nuoE gene encoding NADH-quinone oxidoreductase subunit NuoE has translation MSVCKCGSNVEHDPRWEILEDILNAHRGNAGALIQVLHAAQDVFGYVSEEVQEKVAEALNVPLSEVYGVTTFYSLFSLKPRGKYKIGVCLGTACYVRGAAQVLAELEKELSIKVNDTTPDGKFTLEVTRCIGACGLAPVITINEDVYGRLQVEKVKEVLTKY, from the coding sequence ATGTCAGTCTGCAAATGTGGCTCTAACGTCGAACACGACCCGCGTTGGGAAATCCTAGAGGATATACTCAACGCACATCGCGGCAATGCCGGCGCGCTGATTCAAGTGCTGCACGCCGCGCAAGATGTATTTGGCTATGTCTCAGAGGAAGTGCAGGAGAAGGTGGCAGAGGCTCTTAACGTACCGCTAAGTGAGGTGTACGGAGTAACGACGTTTTACTCTCTCTTCTCGCTCAAGCCGCGCGGTAAGTATAAAATTGGGGTGTGTCTGGGCACGGCATGTTATGTGCGCGGCGCCGCGCAAGTGCTTGCCGAGCTAGAGAAAGAGCTAAGCATCAAGGTAAACGACACTACTCCCGACGGCAAGTTCACTCTCGAGGTTACGCGCTGCATCGGCGCCTGCGGCCTTGCGCCGGTAATTACAATTAATGAGGATGTGTACGGGCGTCTGCAGGTAGAGAAAGTAAAAGAGGTCCTCACTAAATACTAA
- the nuoF gene encoding NADH-quinone oxidoreductase subunit NuoF → MNLFRSHVLVCAGAGCVSSGCLVTEEALVDEIAKLGLDREIKVIETGCIGTCDLGPVLVVYPEGIFYRNVTAADAREIANEHLLKGRPVQRLLYRDPLTSQIVQTYGEMEFFNRQLRIALRNTGVINPEVIEEYIARDGYEALARVLTTMTGEEVIATIKASGLRGRGGAGFPTGLKWQFTAQAPSEVKYVVCNADEGDPGAFMDRSILEGDPHAVIEAMAIAGFAVGANQGYVYVRAEYPLAVKRLQHAIEQAREYGFIGDNIFGTGFRFDLEIRVGAGAFVCGEETALIASIEGRRGEPRPRPPYPAAKGLWGKPTLINNVETFANICPIILHGAAWYARIGTEKSKGTKVFAVAGNINNTGLVEVPMGITLRQLVFDVCGGIPGGKEFKAAQTGGPSGGCLTKEHLEIPMEYETLLQAGSMMGSGGLIVMDENACMVDMARFFLDFTRDESCGKCTPCRIGTKRMLEILDRITAGEGRESDIPALLALAENIKSTSLCGLGQSAPNPVLSMLKQFRAEYEAHIYDKRCPAGACQALLNFNIIPDKCRGCGLCARVCPTAAIKGKPKELYRIERQKCVKCSACLEKCPFGAVVRA, encoded by the coding sequence TTGAATCTGTTTAGATCACATGTGCTTGTGTGCGCTGGGGCCGGTTGCGTGTCCTCCGGGTGTTTGGTGACGGAGGAGGCGCTCGTAGACGAAATCGCTAAGCTAGGACTTGACCGAGAAATCAAGGTAATCGAGACGGGATGTATCGGCACCTGCGATTTGGGCCCGGTTCTGGTCGTTTACCCAGAAGGAATTTTTTATCGTAATGTGACCGCTGCAGACGCCAGGGAAATCGCGAACGAGCATTTACTCAAAGGTCGCCCGGTACAGCGCCTTTTGTACCGCGATCCCTTAACCAGCCAAATAGTTCAGACTTACGGCGAGATGGAGTTTTTCAATCGTCAGCTGCGTATCGCGCTGCGTAATACCGGCGTCATCAACCCGGAAGTAATCGAGGAGTACATTGCCCGCGACGGCTATGAAGCTCTAGCGCGCGTGCTGACGACCATGACCGGCGAAGAGGTCATTGCGACGATTAAGGCTTCCGGCTTACGCGGTCGGGGCGGCGCGGGCTTTCCCACGGGTCTTAAGTGGCAGTTCACGGCGCAGGCTCCCTCCGAAGTTAAGTACGTGGTCTGTAATGCCGACGAGGGCGACCCCGGTGCCTTTATGGACCGCAGCATCTTAGAGGGCGACCCACATGCCGTGATTGAAGCTATGGCCATTGCGGGCTTTGCCGTGGGCGCTAACCAAGGGTACGTCTACGTGCGCGCCGAGTACCCTCTAGCGGTAAAGCGGCTACAGCACGCTATCGAACAGGCGCGTGAGTATGGCTTCATTGGGGATAATATCTTTGGTACAGGCTTTAGGTTTGACCTAGAGATACGCGTCGGCGCCGGAGCCTTTGTCTGCGGTGAAGAAACTGCGCTCATCGCTTCCATCGAAGGAAGGCGCGGTGAGCCGCGGCCCCGTCCGCCCTACCCAGCCGCCAAGGGGTTGTGGGGCAAGCCTACTCTCATTAACAACGTCGAAACCTTTGCCAACATCTGTCCCATCATTTTGCACGGCGCGGCCTGGTACGCGCGCATCGGCACCGAAAAAAGCAAAGGCACAAAGGTCTTCGCTGTGGCCGGCAACATCAACAATACCGGCTTAGTGGAAGTTCCCATGGGCATTACGCTCAGGCAGTTAGTGTTCGATGTGTGCGGCGGCATTCCCGGCGGCAAGGAGTTTAAGGCGGCACAGACGGGCGGTCCTTCGGGCGGCTGCCTGACGAAGGAACACCTAGAGATTCCTATGGAATACGAGACGCTCCTGCAGGCCGGCAGTATGATGGGTTCAGGCGGTCTGATTGTCATGGATGAGAACGCCTGCATGGTGGATATGGCGCGCTTCTTCTTAGATTTTACGCGCGATGAATCCTGTGGTAAATGCACGCCGTGTCGTATCGGCACTAAGCGCATGCTAGAGATACTAGACCGCATCACGGCAGGGGAAGGGCGCGAAAGCGATATTCCCGCACTGCTAGCTCTAGCCGAAAACATCAAGTCGACCTCGCTGTGCGGGCTCGGGCAGTCTGCACCGAATCCGGTGCTCTCCATGCTTAAGCAGTTCCGCGCCGAGTACGAGGCGCATATCTACGATAAGCGCTGCCCGGCAGGAGCATGTCAAGCGTTGCTAAACTTTAATATTATCCCGGACAAGTGTCGCGGTTGCGGTCTCTGCGCAAGAGTTTGCCCGACTGCCGCGATTAAGGGTAAGCCTAAAGAGCTATATCGCATCGAACGCCAGAAGTGTGTCAAGTGTAGCGCCTGTCTAGAAAAGTGTCCGTTTGGCGCAGTAGTGCGGGCTTAA
- a CDS encoding 4Fe-4S binding protein, with product MTYFHSVKLHEDRCKGCTNCIKRCPTEAIRVRQGKAVIDDARCVDCGECIRACPNRAKSVITDSRALLDSKKYNACLVAPSFFGQFRSEVSLGKILSGIKSLGFSHVLEVSRAADVVASAVAKHLQRGNARYPALSTSCPAVVRLVQVRFPDLIDHFVPFDAPMEVAAYAARQEIQSATGCTDEEVGVFFTTPCPAKVTAVHQPVGQGHSQLTGAFSMADIYADVFKSLPKVTREEPVYGSARGLAWAVSGGEGIAIAKDEYLAVDGLQHVISLLEEVELGRLRSVKYIEGQACIGGCVGGVLVVENPFIARVRIARMAQRLEGASLPQLDLPPSALALRQTLLPRPFLQLDGNIEVALQKLNDLEALVEQLPMLDCGACGAPHCRALAEDIVRGSASQSDCVFVLRKQVSALAGELMDLAGKLPPAMGRG from the coding sequence ATGACATACTTTCATTCCGTTAAGTTGCACGAAGACAGGTGCAAAGGCTGCACAAACTGCATTAAACGCTGTCCCACCGAAGCCATCCGCGTGCGACAGGGCAAGGCCGTAATCGATGACGCGCGGTGCGTAGATTGTGGCGAGTGCATCAGAGCCTGTCCGAATCGCGCTAAATCCGTAATCACCGACAGTCGGGCACTGCTTGACAGCAAGAAGTACAACGCCTGCCTAGTGGCCCCTTCATTCTTTGGCCAGTTTCGCAGTGAAGTGTCCTTAGGCAAAATTCTCTCCGGCATTAAGTCGCTTGGGTTTTCACATGTGCTCGAAGTCTCGCGCGCGGCAGACGTTGTAGCATCTGCCGTGGCCAAGCACTTACAGAGAGGAAACGCCCGCTATCCGGCACTTAGCACCAGTTGTCCTGCCGTGGTGCGCTTAGTACAAGTGCGCTTTCCAGACTTAATCGACCATTTCGTCCCCTTCGACGCACCGATGGAGGTAGCCGCCTATGCCGCGCGGCAGGAGATACAGAGCGCAACAGGGTGCACTGACGAGGAGGTAGGCGTCTTCTTCACTACTCCTTGTCCGGCTAAGGTCACGGCAGTGCATCAGCCCGTCGGGCAAGGTCACTCCCAGCTGACAGGCGCCTTCTCCATGGCTGATATATACGCCGATGTATTTAAGTCCCTGCCCAAAGTAACGCGTGAGGAGCCCGTGTACGGTTCTGCCCGCGGGTTAGCGTGGGCAGTGAGTGGCGGGGAGGGCATAGCTATCGCCAAGGACGAGTATCTAGCGGTAGACGGCCTGCAGCATGTCATTTCGCTGCTTGAGGAAGTGGAGCTTGGCAGACTGCGGTCCGTAAAATACATCGAGGGGCAGGCTTGCATCGGCGGCTGTGTAGGCGGGGTACTGGTAGTAGAGAATCCCTTTATCGCCCGCGTGCGCATTGCGAGAATGGCGCAGCGCCTCGAAGGCGCATCCTTACCACAACTTGACCTACCGCCCTCTGCGCTCGCTCTGCGGCAGACGCTTCTCCCGCGGCCCTTCCTGCAGCTTGACGGGAACATCGAAGTCGCACTGCAGAAACTAAACGACTTGGAAGCGTTAGTCGAGCAGCTGCCCATGTTAGACTGTGGGGCGTGCGGGGCACCGCATTGTCGAGCGCTAGCCGAAGATATAGTAAGGGGTAGTGCTAGCCAGAGTGACTGCGTTTTTGTCCTGCGCAAGCAGGTGAGTGCTTTGGCGGGCGAGCTGATGGACTTAGCAGGAAAACTACCGCCAGCCATGGGGCGCGGGTAG
- a CDS encoding (2Fe-2S) ferredoxin domain-containing protein has protein sequence MKTVADLRKLREEVRQMTKLREGEPEVRINVTMGTCGIAAGARETLNAFMQEIAARGLVGVSVTPVGCMGLCDREPIVEVNANGVRTLYARVNAEKARRIVREHVQGGRVIEDWVTRN, from the coding sequence GTGAAGACGGTTGCCGATTTGCGCAAGCTGCGTGAAGAAGTTCGCCAAATGACTAAGCTCCGCGAGGGAGAGCCCGAAGTGCGGATAAACGTAACCATGGGTACTTGTGGCATTGCCGCAGGAGCGCGCGAGACGCTTAATGCATTTATGCAGGAGATTGCCGCGCGCGGCCTAGTGGGTGTTTCTGTGACGCCGGTGGGCTGCATGGGGCTATGCGACCGCGAACCTATCGTGGAGGTTAACGCCAACGGGGTTCGCACGCTGTATGCGCGCGTCAATGCCGAGAAAGCACGTCGTATCGTGCGCGAGCACGTGCAGGGTGGCCGGGTCATAGAAGACTGGGTTACGCGCAACTAG